A DNA window from Salvelinus fontinalis isolate EN_2023a chromosome 28, ASM2944872v1, whole genome shotgun sequence contains the following coding sequences:
- the LOC129826214 gene encoding coiled-coil domain-containing protein 157-like, protein MSLEDSNSKLKAEISLQQERLHKLKCERDKLHQEVKALQVEEEARNKLEEKTQKLEVQLSSTQLLLDKENSKYQNACHQQESLQAKQMSLLERVDALDQECEELQGQLGETEDTQTGLQDRLTHISEEKDQLKTQLTQEQTTSLSSFGFSQSLPDTPRERQLNPTPYVQHSPLQTSSAGVLKH, encoded by the exons ATGTCCCTGGAGGATAGCAACTCCAAACTGAAGGCAGAGATTAGTTTGCAACAAGAAAGGTTACACAAACTCA agtgtgagagagataaGCTACATCAGGAAGTGAAGGCCttgcaggtagaggaagaggcacGGAATAAACTAGAGGAGAAGACACAAAAACTGGAGGTTCAACTGTCCAGTACTCAGCTCTTACTTGACAAAGAGAACTCCAAGTACCAGAATGCATGTCACCAACAGGAG TCACTGCAGGCCAAGCAGATGTCTCTATTGGAGAGAGTGGATGCTCTGGACCAGGAGTGTGAGGAGCTTCAAGGACAGTTGGGGGAGACTGAGGACACACAGACAGGCCTACAGGATAGACTGACACACATCTCAGAGGAGAAGGACCAACTTAAAACCCAGCTCACCCAAGAACAG ACAACCTCTCTCAGCAGCTTTGgattctcccagtctctgcctgacactcccagagagagacagctaaatCCCACCCCCTACGTACAACACAGCCCTCT ACAGACCTCCAGTGCAGGAGTGTTGAAACATTGA
- the LOC129826208 gene encoding splicing factor 3A subunit 1-like codes for MPPGPVQLVQLEPNSKADEPTGETPATKPIVGIIYPPPEVRNIVDKTASFVARNGPEFEARIRQNEINNPKFNFLNPNDPYHAYYRHKVNEFKEGKGQEPSAAVPKVMQQQALLNSQQLPQKAQVIHETVVPKEPPPEFEFIADPPSISAFDLDVVKLTAQFVARNGRQFLTQLMQKEQRNYQFDFLRPQHSLFNYFTKLVEQYTKILIPPKGLLMKLKREAENPREVLDQVRYRVEWAKFQERERKKEEEEREKERVSYAQIDWHDFVVVETVDFQPNEQGHFPPPTTPEELGARILTQERYDKFGESEEVEMEVESEDEDDVEQEDRDDGRPTQPDQDTQLQDMDEGSDEEDDGKAPLPPDNPMPPPLPPTPDQVIIRKDYDPKASKPQPPAKTLDEFLISPITGERIQASKMQEHMRIGLLDPRWLEQRDRGIRERQIEDEVYAPGMDIESSLKQLAERRTDIFGVEETAIGKKIGEEEIQKPEEKVTWDGHSGSMARTQQAAQANITLQEQIEAIHKAKGLVQEDESKEKIGPSKPELYHHHQSPLISSSPLLPKPNPPMNTIARAPPSMLPPVRTTLLSAVPVIPRPPMAPVQMRLASGQVLTPMPPMMHAPRINVVPMPQPPHMMAPRPPPMVVPTAFVPAPPVPQPPRPRPDPQPPSQPPQPHNDEPASKKMKTEDNLMPEEEFLRRYKGSVSVTVQVPNMQDKTEWKLSGQALNFTIPLTDQVSVIKVKIHEATGMPAGKQKLQYEGIFIKDSNSLAYYNINNGSVIHLALKERGGRKK; via the exons ATGCCGCCTGGGCCTGTACAACTTGTTCAGCTTGAGCCCAACAGCAAG GCAGATGAGCCTACAGGGGAAACCCCAGCAACGAAACCCATAGTTGGGATCATCTATCCACCTCCTGAGGTCCGAAACATCGTTGATAAGACTGCCAGCTTTGTTGCCAG GAATGGACCAGAGTTCGAAGCAAGGATCCGTCAGAATGAGATCAACAACCCAAAGTTCAACTTCCTGAACCCCAATGACCCCTACCATGCTTACTATCGCCACAAGGTCAATGAATTCAAGGAGGGCAAGGGCCAGGAGCCGTCTGCGGCCGTGCCAAAGGTCATGCAGCAGCAGGCCCTGCTGAACTCGCAGCAGCTTCCTCAAAAG GCCCAGGTGATTCATGAGACAGTGGTGCCAAAGGAGCCTCCGCCCGAGTTTGAGTTCATTGCTGACCCTCCTTCAATCTCGGCATTCGACCTGGATGTTGTCAAGCTGACCGCCCAGTTTGTGGCTCGCAACGGGCGCCAGTTCCTCACACAGCTCATGCAGAAAGAACAGCGAAACTACCAGTTTGACTTCCTGCGACCTCAACACAGCCTCTTCAACTACTTCACCAAGCTGGTGGAGCAGTACACGAAG ATTCTGATCCCTCCCAAGGGACTGCTGATGAAGCTGAAAAGAGAGGCTGAGAACCCCAGGGAGGTGCTGGACCAG GTGAGGTACCGCGTTGAGTGGGCGAAATTTCAGGAGCGTGAAaggaagaaggaagaggaggagcggGAGAAAGAGCGTGTGTCCTACGCCCAAATTGACTGGCATGACTTTGTAGTGGTGGAGACCGTGGACTTCCAGCCTAATGAGCAAG GCCACTTTCCCCCACCCACCACACCTGAGGAGCTGGGAGCTCGCATCCTGACCCAGGAGCGTTATGACAAGTTTGGGGAGAgcgaggaggtggagatggaggttGAAAGTGAGGACGAGGATGACGTTGAGCAGGAGGATCGGGATGATGGGCGTCCCACACAGCCTGATCAGGACACACAGCTGCAAGACATGGATGAG GGTTCTGATGAAGAGGATGATGGCAAGGCACCATTGCCCCCAGACAACCCCATGCCACCCCCACTGCCCCCTACTCCAGACCAGGTCATTATCCGCAAGGACTACGACCCCAAAG CTTCCAAGCCCCAGCCTCCAGCCAAGACTCTGGATGAGTTCCTCATCTCTCCCATCACGGGTGAGAGGATCCAAGCCAGTAAGATGCAGGAGCACATGCGCATTGGACTACTGGATCCCCGCTGGCTGGAGCAGAGGGACCGCGGCATTAGAGAGAGGCAAATCGAGGACGAGGTTTACGCCCCTGGCATGGACATTGAGAGCAGCCTAAAACAGCTGGCTGAGAGGCGTACTGATATCTTTGGTGTGGAGGAGACAGCCATCGGTAAGAAGATTGGAGAAGAGGAGATCCAGAAGCCTGAGGAGAAG GTGACCTGGGATGGGCACTCTGGCAGCATGGCGCGTACTCAGCAGGCAGCACAGGCCAACATCACCCTACAAGAGCAGATTGAGGCCATTCACAAGGCTAAGGGACTGGTGCAGGAGGATGAAAGCAAAGAGAAGATTGGGCCGAGCAAGCCTGAGCTTTACCATCATCATCAATCACCCCTTatctcctcttccccccttctGCCCAAACCCAACCCTCCAATGAACACGATTGCTCGTGCCCCTCCTTCC ATGCTGCCCCCTGTACGCACCACTCTCCTGTCAGCTGTGCCTGTGATTCCACGGCCCCCCATGGCCCCTGTGCAGATGCGCCTAGCCTCAGGGCAGGTTCTAACACCCATGCCCCCCATGATGCATGCTCCCCGCATCAACGTGGTGCCCATGCCCCAACCACCTCACATGATGGCCCCCAGACCACCACCCATGGTGGTCCCAACTG CATTTGTCCCTGCCCCTCCAGTCCCGCAGCCCCCCCGCCCCCGCCCTGACCCACAGCCACCTTCCCAGCCACCCCAACCCCATAATGATGAGCCTGCCAGCAAGAAGATGAAGACAGAGGACAACCTCATGCCAGAGGAGGAGTTCCTCCGCAGATACAAG ggTTCAGTGTCGGTCACAGTGCAAGTTCCCAACATGCAGGACAAGACTGAATGGAAGCTAAGTGGACAAGCGCTCAATTTCACTATCCCACTCACAGATCAG GTGTCTGTTATTAAAGTAAAAATCCATGAAGCCACTGGAATGCCAGCCGGAAAGCAAAAGCTACAGTATGAG GGAATTTTCATCAAAGATTCCAACTCGCTGGCCTACTACAACATAAACAACGGTTCAGTCATACACCTGGCactgaaggagagaggtgggagaaagaAGTGA
- the LOC129826212 gene encoding TBC1 domain family member 10A-like: protein MAKIENGRKSADSRSIRTISSSHMDDESSLGSDSEINGFTNDRHTDKYGFIGGAQQYSEESAQDIPPEVLRQREVKWLDMLSNWDKWMVKRHKKVRLRCQKGIPPSLRGRAWLYLSGGKVKREQNRGKFEELDSQAGDPKELDVIEKDLHRQFPFHEMFVSRGGHGQQDLFRILKAYTLYRPEEGYCQAQAPIAAVLLMHMPAEDAFWGLVQICEKYLPGYYSAGLEAIQLDGEILYALTRRVSPLVYRHLEKHKMEPILYMTEWFMCAFSRTLPWASVLRVWDMFLCDGVKIIFRVGLVLLKCMLGTREKLKACQGQYETMELLRTIEPRYMQEGFLVREVLEVPVSERDVEREHHVQLKRWRKNRGELHCKSPPRMHGARAIMASEPPSRQDLRQNPTIIVESPLPPPQPTPQLKKGEKSKEEKSKKKGSMKKAPALMEIPNPYPLAGDPQRDPQLPLGHPMPTLRDTTVQQPLVNDTPLPNTPEDSPPPHEPPLNNQSLLTVSPLQKSTQSLSSIEADQDTYL, encoded by the exons ATGGCTAAAATAGAGAATGGTCGCAAATCGGCCGACTCAAGAAGTATCAGGACAATTAGCAGCAGTCATATGGACGACGAGAGCTCCCTTGGCTCAGACTCCGAGATCAACGGCTTCACCAACGACAGGCATACGGATAAATATGGATTTATTGGAGGGGCGCAACAGTATTCAGAAGAATC GGCTCAGGACATCCCTCCAGAGGTGCTGAGGCAGCGAGAGGTCAAGTGGCTGGACATGCTCAGCAACTGGGACAAATGGATGGTCAAGAGACACAAAAAG GTGAGACTGCGGTGTCAGAAAGGGATTCCTCCCTCACTGCGAGGCCGTGCTTGGCTTTACCTGTCAGGGGGAAAGGTGAAGAGGGAACAGAACCGAGGGAAGTTCGAG GAGCTGGACAGTCAGGCTGGAGACCCGAAGGAGCTGGATGTGATTGAGAAAGACCTGCACAGACAGTTCCCCTTCCATGAGATGTTTGTGTCACGGGGAGGCCACGG GCAACAGGACCTGTTCCGTATTCTGAAGGCCTACACACTGTACAGGCCAGAGGAGGGCTACTGTCAAGCCCAGGCCCCCATTgctgctgtgctgctcatgcacaTGCCTGCTGAG GATGCGTTCTGGGGGCTGGTCCAAATTTGTGAGAAGTACCTTCCTGGATACTACAGTGCTGGGCTG gaggccaTCCAGTTAGATGGAGAAATCCTGTATGCCTTGACTCGGCGCGTGTCCCCTTTAGTCTACCGCCACCTGGAGAAACACAAGATGGAGCCCATCCTCTACATGACAGAGTGGTTCATGTGTGCCTTCTCACGCACCCTGCCCTGGGCCTCTGTGCTCCGCGTCTGGGACATGTTCCTCTGTGACG GTGTGAAGATCATCTTCCGGGTGGGCCTGGTGCTGCTGAAATGCATGCTGGGTACCCGTGAGAAGCTGAAGGCATGTCAGGGCCAGTATGAGACCATGGAGCTGCTGAGAACCATAGAGCCACGCTACATGCAGGAGGGCTTCCTAGTCAGGGAG gTTCTGGAGGTGCCTGTGTCAGAGCGGGACGTTGAAAGGGAGCACCATGTTCAGCTGAAGCGCTGGAGGAAGAACCGTGGTGAGCTTCACTGCAAGTCCCCTCCCAGAATGCACGGTGCTAGGGCTATTATGGCCTCGGAGCCTCCTAGTCGCCAGGACCTGCGTCAGAACCCCACCATCATCGTAGAGtcacccctgcctccccctcagcCTACACCTCAGCtgaagaagggagagaagagcaAGGAGGAAAAGAGCAAGAAGAAAGGAAGTATGAAGAAAGCCCCTGCTCTCATGGAGATCCCCAACCCTTATCCTTTAGCCGGTGACCCCCAGAGAGATCCCCAGCTTCCACTGGGACATCCTATGCCTACTCTCAGAGACACAACAGTTCAGCAGCCCCTCGTCAATGACACACCCCTCCCAAACACGCCTGAAGACTCTCCACCGCCACACGAACCACCGCTTAACAACCAGTCTCTTCTAACAGTGTCGCCCCTCCAGAAGTCCACACAGAGCCTGAGTAGCATAGAGGCAGATCAGGACACATACCTGTAG